In the bacterium genome, one interval contains:
- a CDS encoding permease, with product MNARLRSSLVVAAAFLALLAALRAPSPEVAGASLRNWLGGLGELLAIIPAVLVLVALFDVWVPKEVVERGLGPASGLKGVAFALLLGTAAAGPIYAAFPIGLSLREKGARTANLVIFLGAWGTIKIPMLMLESAFLGPRFAVLRLALTLPGIVACGFLMERLERRAAARRPVLA from the coding sequence GTGAACGCCCGCCTGCGCAGTTCGCTCGTCGTCGCGGCCGCGTTCCTCGCCCTCCTCGCCGCCCTGCGCGCCCCCAGCCCGGAGGTCGCCGGCGCCTCGCTGCGGAACTGGCTCGGCGGGCTCGGGGAGCTCCTCGCGATCATCCCCGCCGTCCTCGTTCTCGTCGCGCTGTTCGACGTTTGGGTCCCGAAGGAAGTCGTCGAGCGCGGCCTCGGCCCCGCGTCGGGCCTCAAGGGCGTCGCGTTCGCGCTGCTCCTCGGCACGGCCGCCGCCGGCCCGATCTACGCCGCGTTTCCGATCGGCCTCTCGCTGCGGGAGAAGGGGGCGCGCACGGCGAACCTCGTGATCTTCCTCGGCGCGTGGGGCACGATCAAGATCCCGATGCTGATGCTGGAGAGCGCGTTCCTGGGGCCGCGGTTCGCCGTGCTACGATTGGCCTTGACGCTGCCGGGCATCGTCGCCTGCGGCTTCCTGATGGAGCGCCTCGAGCGCCGCGCCGCCGCGCGGCGGCCCGTCCTCGCCTGA